The genomic interval ATAGGTGGCTAGTCATTCATGAAAACAATCATGTTCACCGGGGGAGGCTCAGCCGGACACGTTACCGTTAATATGGCCTTGATCCCGCATTTTTTGGAAGAGGGCTGGTCAGTCCAATATATCGGATCGGAGAGCGGTATTGAAAGGCAGCTTATCGCAACGATTCCAGAGGTTAAGTATTTTCCGATATCGACGGGAAAGCTGAGAAGGTACATGGATATTCAGAACATAAAGGACCCGTTCAAGGTAGTAAAGGGTCTTTATCAAGCTTATCGCCTCATTAAGCAAAATAAACCGAACGTCATCTTCTCCAAAGGCGGATTTGTATCTGTACCTGTCGTTATTGGCGCATGGCTAAACAAGGTGCCGCTGCTTATTCATGAATCCGATCTGACGCCAGGTCTCGCCAATCGGTTATCGATCCCTTTTGCTACAGGAGTATGTACGACTTTTCCTGAGACGGGCAGCATGCTGAAGGCTGATAAAAGCAGGCATGTAGGGGCAGTTATACGTGAGGAAGTGAAGCAGGGCAACGCGGATAGAGGCAGAACTTTTTGCGGATTTACCAAAAACAAGCCTGTCATCTTAATTATGGGTGGAAGCTTAGGTGCACGCAAAATTAATCAGGCAGTCAGACAGTCATTAACAAGCCTGACCAAAAGCTATCAAATCGTTCATCTCTGCGGTAAAAATCAAGTTGACCCGTCGCTTGCTATGCCTGGCTATAAGCAATTCGAATTTGTGAATGAGCAATTGCCGGATGTTTTGGCGATGACGGACCTTGTGATTTCACGAGCAGGCTCTAATTCCATATTTGAATTTTTATCCTTAAAGAAGCCGATGCTGCTTATTCCTCTAACACGGGAACAGAGCCGAGGCGATCAAATTTTGAATGCCCAGTCGTTTGAGAAATCGGGTTATGCCGAAGTATTGTATGAAGAGAAGCTGACGGCAAGCACGCTTGTTGAGAGTGTCGAGCGTTTGTACCAAAACCGTAAATCCTATATCGATAGGATGAACATGAGTGAGGAAGCAAATGCGCTGTCCGCTGTTTTTGAATGGATTAATGAAATAGCGAAGAAGTAAGTAACTGCAAGAGACAACGAGAAAAAACGATCTGGGACGCCGATGCAAGCGTTCTGGATCGTTTTTTTTGTAATGAGGGCAACGATAGAAAAATATGCAAAAAGTTTATTGACGCTAAAACGTTTTCATGCAATAATGTACGCGTGTACATTTAAATGAAATGACAACTTAGCATATTAGCTTTTCAGGAGGAAAATGATTATTAGCAGGAAAGAAGTTGCGAAACTAGCTGGTGTTTCAGAGGCGACTGTTTCGAGAGTGATGA from Paenibacillus sp. FSL K6-3182 carries:
- a CDS encoding undecaprenyldiphospho-muramoylpentapeptide beta-N-acetylglucosaminyltransferase, producing MKTIMFTGGGSAGHVTVNMALIPHFLEEGWSVQYIGSESGIERQLIATIPEVKYFPISTGKLRRYMDIQNIKDPFKVVKGLYQAYRLIKQNKPNVIFSKGGFVSVPVVIGAWLNKVPLLIHESDLTPGLANRLSIPFATGVCTTFPETGSMLKADKSRHVGAVIREEVKQGNADRGRTFCGFTKNKPVILIMGGSLGARKINQAVRQSLTSLTKSYQIVHLCGKNQVDPSLAMPGYKQFEFVNEQLPDVLAMTDLVISRAGSNSIFEFLSLKKPMLLIPLTREQSRGDQILNAQSFEKSGYAEVLYEEKLTASTLVESVERLYQNRKSYIDRMNMSEEANALSAVFEWINEIAKK